A stretch of Candidatus Dormiibacterota bacterium DNA encodes these proteins:
- a CDS encoding DNA translocase FtsK — translation MSTPRTPLLTPDQRRELCGVGGIGAGVVLAAVLALPGGGSVAAPIHDALFTWLGVGAWLVAAAPLVAGVRMIGVRGWSGGIQGAAGSLLTAVALLGFLGLVDPGTAGRVGQRLGPGLGNRLGGAAAGTAWLVFASLGLVLAVELRVGRVAAALRAWWAEVRLADAEAPVQAPAAPPPLPGPPEPAATGRRRRGASAEAVSLPLFIPDGADLGSPPAEEPAPDEAPSPIIPFAREFEGLPMEPVPEPEPAVLGTAEVPLHAVELATDEPEPERIWTVPSMELLDTVTGKRERLEAEIRTTRGTIESTLLAFGIEARVRGVNSGPTVTQYELQPAVGVPVRKIVSHQTDLSLALAAPIRIQAPIPGKAAIGIEVPNKAAQLVTLKDVVNSGAFGDVRSRLGVALGADVSGHPVVGDLARMPHLLIAGATGSGKSVCINAVLAGFLLQATPAQLKLILIDPKRVELSGFADIPHLLVPVVVEPDAAVASLRWAVREMEERYKLFASHGARNIAAFNERVPQLGLNPLPNIVVVIDELADLMMVAAGEIEDLICRIAQLARAVGIHLIVATQRPSADIITGLIKANIPSRIAFAVSSGVDSRVILDEMGAEKLLGRGDMLYLPIDQGKARRLQGAYVSDRELDRLIDSWKAQGRPDYQEEIFQVEATVSWARDATKRDPLFAKAAHTVAAEGRAAASLLQRKLNVGYTRAARLVDQLAEARVVGPYEGSKSREVLMDVIQVDEFLAEQGEE, via the coding sequence GTGTCGACCCCGCGGACGCCGCTGCTCACCCCCGACCAGCGGCGCGAGCTCTGCGGCGTCGGCGGCATCGGCGCCGGGGTGGTGCTCGCCGCGGTCCTCGCCCTCCCCGGCGGCGGCTCGGTGGCGGCGCCGATCCACGATGCTCTCTTCACCTGGCTCGGCGTCGGCGCGTGGCTGGTGGCGGCGGCGCCCCTGGTCGCGGGCGTCCGCATGATCGGCGTGCGGGGCTGGAGCGGCGGCATCCAGGGCGCCGCCGGCAGCCTCCTCACCGCGGTGGCGCTGCTCGGCTTCCTCGGGCTGGTCGATCCCGGGACCGCGGGGCGGGTGGGGCAGCGCCTCGGCCCCGGGCTCGGCAACCGCCTCGGCGGCGCCGCCGCGGGCACCGCCTGGCTGGTCTTCGCCTCCCTGGGCCTGGTGCTCGCCGTGGAGCTCCGGGTCGGCCGGGTGGCGGCGGCGCTCCGCGCCTGGTGGGCCGAGGTGCGGCTGGCGGACGCGGAGGCTCCGGTGCAGGCGCCTGCCGCGCCGCCCCCGCTTCCGGGGCCGCCCGAGCCCGCCGCCACCGGCCGCCGCCGCCGGGGGGCCTCCGCCGAGGCGGTCTCGCTCCCCCTGTTCATCCCCGACGGGGCCGACCTCGGGTCCCCGCCCGCCGAGGAGCCGGCTCCCGACGAGGCCCCGTCGCCAATCATCCCCTTCGCCCGCGAGTTCGAGGGGCTGCCGATGGAGCCGGTGCCCGAGCCCGAGCCCGCCGTCCTCGGCACCGCCGAGGTGCCGCTGCACGCGGTCGAGCTGGCCACCGACGAGCCCGAGCCGGAGCGGATCTGGACGGTGCCGTCGATGGAGCTGCTCGACACCGTGACCGGCAAGCGCGAGCGGCTGGAGGCGGAGATCCGCACCACCCGCGGAACCATCGAGTCCACCCTGCTCGCCTTCGGGATCGAGGCCCGGGTGCGGGGCGTCAACAGCGGACCGACGGTCACCCAGTACGAGCTCCAGCCCGCCGTCGGCGTGCCGGTGCGGAAGATCGTCAGCCACCAGACCGATCTGTCCCTGGCGCTGGCGGCGCCGATCCGCATCCAGGCCCCGATCCCCGGCAAGGCGGCGATCGGCATCGAGGTGCCGAACAAGGCGGCCCAGCTGGTCACCCTCAAGGACGTCGTCAACTCCGGCGCCTTCGGTGACGTCCGGAGCCGGCTGGGGGTGGCGCTGGGCGCCGACGTCAGCGGCCACCCGGTGGTCGGCGACCTGGCCCGGATGCCCCACCTGCTGATCGCCGGCGCCACCGGCAGCGGCAAGTCGGTCTGCATCAACGCGGTGCTCGCCGGGTTCCTCCTCCAGGCCACCCCGGCGCAGCTGAAGCTGATCCTGATCGACCCCAAGCGGGTCGAGCTCAGCGGGTTCGCGGACATCCCCCACCTGCTGGTCCCGGTGGTGGTCGAGCCCGACGCCGCCGTCGCCTCGCTGCGCTGGGCGGTGCGGGAGATGGAGGAGCGCTACAAGCTCTTCGCCTCCCACGGGGCCCGCAACATCGCCGCGTTCAACGAGCGCGTGCCCCAGCTGGGGCTGAACCCCCTGCCCAACATCGTGGTGGTCATCGACGAGCTCGCCGACCTGATGATGGTCGCCGCCGGCGAGATCGAGGACCTGATCTGCCGCATCGCCCAGCTCGCCCGCGCCGTCGGCATCCACCTGATCGTCGCCACCCAGCGCCCCTCGGCGGACATCATCACCGGCCTGATCAAGGCCAACATCCCCAGCCGCATCGCCTTCGCGGTCTCCAGCGGCGTCGACTCCCGGGTCATTCTCGACGAGATGGGCGCCGAGAAGCTGCTCGGCCGCGGCGACATGCTCTACCTGCCCATCGACCAGGGCAAGGCGCGCCGCCTCCAGGGCGCCTACGTCAGCGACCGCGAGCTCGACCGCCTGATCGACAGCTGGAAGGCGCAGGGGCGCCCCGACTACCAGGAGGAGATCTTCCAGGTCGAGGCCACGGTGTCCTGGGCGAGGGACGCCACCAAGCGCGACCCGCTCTTCGCCAAGGCGGCCCACACCGTCGCCGCCGAGGGCCGCGCCGCCGCCTCCCTGCTCCAGCGCAAGCTCAACGTCGGCTACACCCGCGCCGCCCGTCTCGTCGACCAGCTCGCCGAGGCCCGGGTGGTGGGCCCCTACGAGGGCAGCAAGTCGCGCGAGGTGCTGATGGACGTCATCCAGGTCGACGAGTTCCTCGCCGAGCAGGGCGAGGAATGA
- a CDS encoding DEAD/DEAH box helicase has protein sequence MATFADLGVRSRTADALSRGAINEPLPVQRDAIPPLLARRDVVVEAPTGSGKTLAFLVPMVERLSGHRSGGARALVVVPTRELASQVASVLRTVDPALRVALVVGGVGYGGQLSLLRNSPDVIVGCPGRLLDLAARGAARLDRIEYLVLDEADEMLDQGFAPDVERIMAMTPQNQPGRILRQTVLASATMPAWVRTMIDRHLVDPVRLAVSTEQVPLLEQGLLRVRRDQRVATLSALLRQFDGSALVFHRTKHGAKRLASDLHRLGHRADELQGNLSQNARDRAIAGFRARSTDVLVATNVAARGLDIDHVSLVVNYELPDSPQWLTHRAGRTARNGAEGTAVTFLSDDDMEQWSKLRRLGGPALRWADGDALLGEGELRLLETPPPGEPNGRPAPRRPVPLRGYGRGRGAGNGAGRPRAAEGRRAPRPR, from the coding sequence ATGGCCACCTTTGCCGATCTCGGCGTGCGCTCGCGCACCGCCGACGCCCTGAGCCGCGGTGCGATCAACGAGCCGCTGCCGGTGCAACGCGACGCCATCCCCCCGCTGCTGGCCCGCCGCGACGTCGTCGTCGAGGCTCCCACCGGCTCGGGGAAGACGCTCGCGTTCCTCGTCCCCATGGTCGAGCGGCTGTCCGGTCACCGCTCCGGCGGCGCCCGCGCCCTCGTCGTCGTCCCCACCCGTGAGCTCGCCAGCCAGGTGGCCTCGGTGCTCCGCACCGTCGACCCGGCGCTGCGGGTCGCGCTCGTCGTCGGAGGCGTCGGCTACGGCGGGCAGCTCTCGCTGCTCCGCAACTCGCCCGACGTCATCGTCGGCTGCCCGGGGCGGCTGCTCGACCTCGCCGCCCGCGGCGCCGCCCGGCTCGACCGGATCGAGTACCTGGTGCTCGACGAGGCCGACGAGATGCTCGACCAGGGCTTCGCCCCCGACGTCGAGCGGATCATGGCGATGACCCCGCAGAACCAGCCCGGCCGCATCCTCCGCCAGACCGTCCTCGCCTCGGCGACGATGCCCGCCTGGGTGCGCACCATGATCGACCGCCACCTGGTCGACCCGGTGCGCCTCGCGGTGTCGACCGAGCAGGTGCCCCTGCTCGAGCAGGGGCTGCTGCGGGTGCGCCGCGACCAGCGGGTCGCCACCCTCTCCGCGCTGCTGCGCCAGTTCGACGGCTCCGCGCTCGTCTTCCACCGCACCAAGCACGGCGCCAAGCGGCTGGCCTCCGATCTGCACCGGCTCGGCCACCGCGCCGACGAGCTCCAGGGCAACCTCTCCCAGAACGCCAGGGACCGCGCCATCGCCGGCTTCCGCGCCCGCAGCACCGACGTGCTCGTGGCCACCAACGTGGCCGCGCGCGGGCTCGACATCGACCACGTCTCGCTGGTGGTGAACTACGAGCTGCCCGACAGCCCGCAGTGGCTGACCCACCGGGCCGGGCGCACCGCCCGCAACGGCGCCGAGGGCACCGCGGTCACCTTCCTCTCCGACGACGACATGGAGCAGTGGAGCAAGCTGCGACGCCTCGGCGGCCCCGCGCTGCGCTGGGCGGACGGTGACGCGCTGCTCGGCGAGGGTGAGCTGCGGCTGCTGGAGACGCCGCCCCCCGGTGAGCCCAACGGCCGCCCGGCACCCCGGCGTCCCGTCCCGCTGCGCGGCTACGGCCGCGGCCGCGGCGCCGGCAACGGCGCCGGACGCCCCCGGGCCGCGGAGGGACGGCGCGCGCCTAGACCTCGGTGA
- a CDS encoding ribonuclease J — translation MTDVLHAPPAVGGGRLSLVPLGGLGEIGRNLMAIECNDDIVVVDGGLMFPEQEMLGIDLVIPDISWLLERAQRVRGIVLTHGHEDHIGGLPYILPRLPVPVYGTSLTLGFLRSKLKEHGLLDSTETQVVRAGDTVELGGIAVEWIHTTHSIPDACALAIRTALGTIVHSGDFKLDHTPINGEPPDLARLARIGDEGVLLLLSDSTNAESEGTTPSERQVGEGLSPIFATSPGRILMATFASNISRLQQAFDCAEEHNRRSLVVGRSMLNNVATAQELGFLKVAPGSLLWPRQLDGLSADRVLIVCTGAQGEPLSALTRIAAGEHPIVQLQRGDTVIISANPIPGNEELVHRTINNLYRQGSRVFHSSRHRVHASGHASREELKLLMTLVRPRYFVPVHGEYRHLAIHSELARAVGIPAERVLPIDNGTIIEIDAAGIRRTTLRAPAGYVYVDGLEIEEAGDVVLRDRRALAQDGVLIVVLTVERSTGMVVGGPDLVSRGFVDESSTESLFDEARAHILQLVSKLRPDSEWSVWQSAIHEGLARFLYRRTRRRPMILPVITEV, via the coding sequence ATGACCGACGTCCTGCACGCCCCACCGGCGGTGGGAGGGGGGCGGCTGTCGCTCGTGCCCCTGGGCGGCCTCGGCGAGATCGGCCGCAACCTGATGGCGATCGAGTGCAACGACGACATCGTGGTCGTGGACGGCGGGCTGATGTTCCCGGAGCAGGAGATGCTCGGCATCGACCTGGTGATCCCCGACATCTCCTGGCTGCTCGAGCGCGCCCAGCGGGTCCGCGGCATCGTGCTCACCCATGGGCACGAGGACCACATCGGCGGGCTTCCGTACATCCTGCCGCGGCTGCCGGTGCCGGTCTACGGCACCAGCCTCACCCTCGGGTTCCTGCGCTCCAAGCTGAAGGAGCACGGGCTGCTCGACTCCACCGAGACCCAGGTGGTGCGCGCCGGCGACACCGTCGAGCTGGGCGGCATCGCGGTGGAGTGGATCCACACCACCCACAGCATCCCCGACGCCTGCGCGCTGGCGATCCGCACCGCGCTCGGCACCATCGTGCACAGTGGCGACTTCAAGCTCGACCACACCCCGATCAACGGCGAGCCGCCCGACCTCGCCCGGCTCGCCAGGATCGGCGACGAGGGCGTGCTGCTGCTGCTCAGCGACAGCACCAACGCCGAGTCCGAGGGCACAACGCCGAGCGAGCGCCAGGTGGGGGAGGGGCTGTCGCCGATCTTCGCGACCTCGCCCGGGCGCATCCTGATGGCCACCTTCGCCTCCAACATCTCGCGGCTGCAGCAGGCCTTCGACTGCGCCGAGGAGCACAACCGCCGCTCGCTCGTGGTGGGACGGTCGATGCTCAACAACGTCGCGACCGCGCAGGAGCTGGGGTTCCTCAAGGTGGCGCCGGGGTCGCTGCTCTGGCCCCGCCAGCTCGACGGGCTGAGTGCCGACCGGGTGCTGATCGTCTGCACCGGCGCCCAGGGCGAGCCGCTGTCGGCGCTCACCCGGATCGCCGCCGGCGAGCACCCGATCGTCCAGCTGCAGCGCGGCGACACCGTCATCATCAGCGCCAACCCCATCCCCGGCAACGAGGAGCTGGTGCATCGCACCATCAACAACCTCTACCGGCAGGGCAGCCGCGTCTTCCACTCGTCACGTCACCGGGTGCACGCCTCGGGCCACGCCAGCCGCGAGGAGCTCAAGCTGCTGATGACCCTGGTGCGGCCGCGCTACTTCGTGCCGGTGCACGGCGAGTACCGCCACCTCGCGATCCACTCCGAGCTCGCCCGGGCGGTGGGCATCCCCGCCGAGCGGGTGCTGCCGATCGACAACGGCACCATCATCGAGATCGACGCCGCGGGAATCCGCCGCACCACCCTGCGCGCCCCCGCGGGCTACGTGTACGTCGACGGTCTGGAGATCGAGGAGGCCGGCGACGTGGTGCTGCGCGACCGCCGCGCCCTCGCCCAGGACGGCGTGCTCATCGTGGTGCTCACCGTCGAGCGCTCCACCGGGATGGTGGTGGGCGGCCCCGACCTGGTGTCACGCGGCTTCGTCGACGAGTCCTCGACCGAGTCGCTCTTCGACGAGGCGCGCGCCCACATCCTCCAGCTGGTGTCGAAGCTGCGCCCCGACTCCGAGTGGTCGGTGTGGCAGTCGGCGATCCACGAGGGACTGGCCCGCTTCCTCTACCGCCGCACCCGTCGCCGGCCGATGATCCTCCCGGTGATCACCGAGGTCTAG
- a CDS encoding uracil-DNA glycosylase, whose protein sequence is MSLGHIPFGSTVPAVPGAGAAGAEALLALHRSIESCTACPLHATRTRAVPGDGPVTARIMAVGEAPGEKEDRTGRPFVGAAGQLLTRLLQSIGLDRQDIYIGNVLKCRPPGNRDPEPAEVSSCAHFLDDQVALIRPDVILLLGRHAVGRLLPGMPGISRIHGQRVRRGDRLYVPLLHPAAALYNASLLRTLEEDMQKVRGYLDEARAERERRQRELAEEAARAVAVRAADEQLTLF, encoded by the coding sequence GTGAGCCTCGGGCACATCCCCTTCGGCAGCACCGTCCCGGCCGTGCCCGGGGCCGGCGCCGCCGGCGCCGAGGCGCTGCTCGCGCTCCACCGCTCCATCGAGTCCTGCACCGCCTGCCCGCTTCACGCCACCCGCACCCGCGCGGTGCCCGGCGACGGGCCGGTGACGGCGCGGATCATGGCCGTCGGCGAGGCTCCGGGCGAGAAGGAGGACCGCACCGGCCGGCCCTTCGTCGGCGCCGCCGGCCAGCTGCTCACCCGGCTGCTCCAGTCGATCGGGCTGGACCGCCAGGACATCTACATCGGCAACGTCCTGAAGTGCCGCCCGCCGGGCAACCGCGACCCCGAGCCCGCCGAGGTGAGCTCGTGCGCGCACTTCCTCGACGACCAGGTGGCACTGATCCGCCCCGACGTCATCCTGCTGCTGGGCCGTCACGCCGTGGGACGTCTGCTCCCGGGCATGCCCGGCATCAGCCGCATCCACGGACAGCGGGTGCGCCGCGGCGACCGTCTCTACGTGCCCCTCCTCCATCCCGCGGCCGCGCTCTACAACGCCTCGCTGCTGCGCACCCTGGAGGAGGACATGCAGAAGGTGCGCGGCTACCTCGACGAGGCCCGGGCGGAGCGGGAGCGCCGGCAGCGTGAGCTGGCGGAGGAGGCCGCGCGCGCCGTCGCGGTCCGCGCCGCCGACGAGCAGCTCACCCTCTTCTGA
- the dapA gene encoding 4-hydroxy-tetrahydrodipicolinate synthase, giving the protein MQASLGRLLTAMVTPFDAAGAVDLDVAARLARALVASGSDGVVVNGTTGESPTLTHPERLGLLGAVRRAIPDHAVVMGTGSNSTAATELATLEAKDAGADAALVVAPYYNKPPQEGLVAHFEAVADVGLPVILYNIPGRTGVNLTVETTLTLARHPHICGTKEAAGDADQVAQIVAGAPPGFRVWSGDDGLILPFMSVGAFGVVSVVSHVCGAAVRRMIEAQVAGDTAAAAGLHVRLLPLFHGLFVTSNPIPVKAALQHLGVDVGGVRLPLVPLDPVRRATLGALLDACGDLVGLAPGHAAAPPRAVRSA; this is encoded by the coding sequence ATGCAGGCGAGCCTGGGCCGGTTGCTCACCGCCATGGTGACGCCCTTCGATGCCGCCGGCGCCGTCGACCTCGACGTGGCGGCGCGCCTCGCCCGCGCGCTCGTCGCCTCCGGCAGCGACGGGGTGGTGGTGAACGGCACCACCGGGGAGTCGCCCACCCTCACCCACCCCGAGCGCCTCGGCCTGCTCGGGGCGGTGCGCCGGGCCATCCCCGACCACGCCGTGGTGATGGGGACGGGCTCGAACAGCACCGCCGCGACCGAGCTCGCCACCCTGGAGGCGAAGGACGCGGGGGCGGACGCCGCGCTGGTGGTGGCGCCGTACTACAACAAGCCGCCCCAGGAGGGGCTGGTGGCCCACTTCGAGGCGGTCGCGGACGTCGGCCTTCCGGTCATCCTCTACAACATCCCCGGGCGCACCGGCGTGAACCTCACCGTCGAGACGACGCTGACCCTCGCCCGGCATCCCCACATCTGCGGCACCAAGGAGGCGGCGGGCGACGCCGACCAGGTGGCGCAGATCGTCGCCGGCGCGCCGCCGGGCTTCCGGGTCTGGAGCGGCGACGACGGCCTCATCCTGCCCTTCATGAGTGTCGGCGCCTTCGGCGTGGTGAGCGTCGTGTCCCACGTCTGCGGGGCCGCGGTGCGCCGGATGATCGAGGCCCAGGTGGCCGGCGACACCGCCGCCGCCGCCGGGCTGCACGTGCGGCTGCTGCCGCTCTTCCACGGCCTGTTCGTGACCTCGAACCCGATCCCGGTCAAGGCGGCGCTCCAGCACCTCGGCGTCGACGTGGGCGGCGTGCGGCTGCCGCTGGTGCCCCTCGACCCGGTCCGGCGCGCCACCCTCGGCGCCCTGCTCGACGCCTGCGGCGACCTCGTCGGGCTCGCCCCCGGCCATGCCGCAGCCCCCCCTCGCGCGGTCCGCAGCGCGTGA
- a CDS encoding aspartate-semialdehyde dehydrogenase, whose product MSRNGDRGAPRVGLVGATGAAGSTVLRILEERGFPLAELRCMASARSAGTTVRFGGRDLEVVEVSDEAIEGLDVVFFAAGSGTARRYAPVVARNGGVAIDKSSAYRMDPDVPLVVPEVNAVELDGHHGIVANPNCVAIPLTVALAPLHRAFGLLRITVATYQAASGGGRALAGELHEQARADAAGEAPSHAVYPHVLHGNVVPGGWTMHGDDTDEELKVIAETRRVLGLAELPVSVTTVRVPVATGHSAAVWAEFAEPVRPDAARELLAGAAGVRVVDDPAQQRYPTPRDAAGQDDVLVGRIRADIGRPGALALFLSVDNLRKGAATNAVQVGELLASRGA is encoded by the coding sequence ATGAGCCGGAACGGAGATCGCGGAGCGCCCCGGGTTGGGCTGGTCGGCGCCACCGGCGCCGCCGGGAGCACGGTGCTGCGCATCCTGGAGGAGCGGGGCTTCCCGCTCGCCGAGCTGCGCTGCATGGCCAGCGCCCGCAGTGCCGGGACCACGGTGCGCTTCGGCGGCCGCGACCTCGAGGTCGTCGAGGTGAGCGACGAGGCCATCGAGGGCCTGGACGTCGTCTTCTTCGCCGCCGGCTCGGGGACGGCGCGCCGCTACGCCCCGGTGGTCGCCCGCAACGGCGGCGTCGCCATCGACAAGTCGAGCGCCTACCGGATGGACCCGGACGTCCCGCTGGTGGTGCCCGAGGTCAACGCCGTCGAGCTCGACGGCCACCACGGCATCGTCGCCAACCCCAACTGCGTCGCCATCCCGCTGACGGTGGCGCTGGCGCCGCTGCACCGGGCCTTCGGGCTGCTGCGCATCACCGTGGCCACCTACCAGGCGGCCAGCGGTGGCGGCCGCGCCCTCGCCGGCGAGCTGCACGAGCAGGCGCGGGCCGACGCCGCCGGCGAGGCCCCCTCCCACGCCGTGTACCCCCACGTACTCCACGGCAACGTGGTCCCCGGCGGCTGGACGATGCATGGGGACGACACCGACGAGGAGCTGAAGGTGATCGCCGAGACCCGCCGGGTGCTCGGCCTCGCCGAGCTGCCGGTGAGCGTCACCACCGTGCGGGTCCCCGTCGCCACCGGCCACAGCGCCGCGGTCTGGGCGGAGTTCGCCGAGCCGGTGCGCCCCGACGCCGCCCGCGAGCTGCTCGCCGGCGCCGCCGGGGTGCGGGTCGTCGACGACCCCGCCCAGCAGCGCTATCCCACCCCACGGGACGCCGCCGGCCAGGACGACGTGCTCGTCGGCCGGATCCGCGCCGACATCGGCCGGCCGGGTGCGCTCGCCCTCTTCCTCAGCGTCGACAACCTGCGCAAGGGCGCCGCCACCAACGCGGTCCAGGTCGGCGAGCTGCTCGCCTCCCGCGGGGCGTAA
- the dapB gene encoding 4-hydroxy-tetrahydrodipicolinate reductase codes for MSGARGRVGREIVAALEADPGFECAAAVDVGDDLAAALAGAGAQVLVDFSVPTAALGNALTAVDHGVRPVVGTTGLGDAAVEELRDRCAAAGLGGCVIPNFALGAALMMWLAEVCAGHFESCEIIESHHPGKLDAPSGTALRTAERLLAARGGRPFEHTEPRTETLPGTRGGSLGGAGVHSLRLQGPIADQSVIFGAPGQTLTLEHRTTSRAAFAPGVLAAARAVTATERFSTSLEEVLGLPPAATVTRAMASSET; via the coding sequence GTGAGCGGCGCGCGGGGACGGGTGGGTCGCGAGATCGTCGCCGCGCTCGAGGCCGATCCCGGTTTCGAGTGCGCGGCGGCGGTCGACGTCGGCGACGACCTCGCCGCCGCCCTCGCCGGAGCTGGGGCGCAGGTGCTGGTCGACTTCTCCGTCCCCACCGCGGCGCTCGGCAACGCGCTCACCGCGGTGGACCACGGGGTGCGTCCGGTGGTCGGCACCACCGGGCTCGGCGACGCCGCCGTCGAGGAGCTGCGCGACCGCTGCGCCGCCGCCGGCCTCGGCGGCTGCGTGATCCCCAACTTCGCCCTCGGCGCCGCGCTGATGATGTGGCTCGCCGAGGTCTGCGCCGGCCACTTCGAGAGTTGCGAGATCATCGAGAGCCACCATCCCGGCAAGCTCGACGCGCCCAGCGGCACCGCCCTGCGCACCGCCGAGCGACTGCTCGCCGCCCGCGGGGGGCGTCCCTTCGAGCACACCGAGCCCCGCACCGAGACGCTGCCGGGCACCCGCGGGGGCAGCCTCGGCGGCGCCGGCGTCCACAGCCTGCGGCTCCAGGGGCCGATCGCCGACCAGTCGGTGATCTTCGGCGCCCCCGGCCAGACCCTGACCCTCGAGCACCGCACCACCTCGCGCGCCGCCTTCGCCCCGGGGGTGCTCGCCGCCGCCCGGGCGGTCACCGCGACCGAGCGTTTCTCCACCAGCCTCGAGGAGGTGCTCGGCCTGCCCCCCGCGGCCACGGTCACCCGGGCCATGGCATCATCGGAGACCTGA
- the pnp gene encoding polyribonucleotide nucleotidyltransferase — protein sequence MDYTGRKLTVETGHIAEQASGAVLIRSGDTMVLVTAVGAHQPREGIDFFPLTCDYEEKLYAAGRIPGSFPRREGRPTEAATLACRLMDRPLRPLFPKDFRNDVQVVATVVSADQENDPVTLAVTGASLALAISDVPHAGPVGCVRVGLIDGRLVLNPTLQELQESDLDLIVAGTDDAIGMVEAGAMQVPEAVMLQALHLAHDEIRRLVAFQNEIKAKVGKAPMTYPSNAVDPEVKAAVAEAIAGSIGEAARNADKAARERALDELKKQTVEQLAPRFVDREAEIKKAFEGEVKRAVRAAILDEGIRPDGRRTDEIRHIWSQVGLLPRTHGSALFTRGQTQALSVVTLGSGQDQQKLDGLGLEEFKRFMHHYNFPPYSVGEARPLRSAGRREIGHGALAERAVHNVMPSDEDFPYVVRIVSEILSSNGSTSMASVCGSTMALMDAGVPLKAPVAGIAMGLITDENSDRAAILSDIQGMEDALGDMDFKVAGTETGITALQMDMKIKGLRWELMEQALEQARVGRLHILGKMTETLPAPREEMSMWAPRIETIQINPDKIRDVIGPGGKTIRRIVEETGVQIDVEDDGRVSIASNDGAAMQQAIAMIRDLTEDVEVGKIYKGKVVRIMNFGAFVEILPKKDGLVHISQLADHRVNKVEDVVNIGDEIMVKVIEIDDKGRVNLSRKLAISELAGKQAQAAGAGTASPA from the coding sequence ATGGACTACACCGGCCGAAAGCTCACCGTCGAGACCGGCCACATCGCAGAGCAGGCCAGCGGCGCCGTGCTCATCCGCTCCGGCGACACCATGGTGCTGGTCACCGCGGTGGGCGCGCACCAGCCCCGAGAGGGCATCGACTTCTTCCCGCTCACCTGCGACTACGAGGAGAAGCTCTACGCCGCGGGTCGCATCCCCGGCAGCTTCCCCCGCCGTGAGGGCCGTCCCACCGAGGCGGCGACGCTCGCCTGCCGGCTGATGGACCGGCCGCTGCGGCCGCTCTTCCCCAAGGACTTCCGCAACGACGTCCAGGTGGTCGCCACCGTGGTCAGCGCCGACCAGGAGAACGACCCGGTCACGCTCGCTGTCACCGGCGCATCGCTCGCCCTGGCGATCAGCGACGTCCCCCACGCGGGCCCGGTGGGCTGCGTCCGGGTCGGCCTCATCGACGGCCGGCTGGTGCTGAATCCCACCCTGCAGGAACTCCAGGAGTCCGACCTCGACCTGATCGTGGCCGGCACCGACGACGCCATCGGCATGGTCGAGGCGGGGGCCATGCAGGTGCCCGAGGCGGTCATGCTCCAGGCGCTCCACCTCGCCCACGACGAGATCCGCCGCCTGGTCGCCTTCCAGAACGAGATCAAGGCGAAGGTCGGCAAGGCGCCGATGACCTATCCCTCCAACGCGGTCGACCCCGAGGTCAAGGCCGCGGTGGCCGAGGCGATCGCCGGCAGCATCGGCGAGGCCGCCCGCAACGCCGACAAGGCGGCCCGGGAGCGGGCCCTCGACGAGCTCAAGAAGCAGACCGTCGAGCAGCTGGCGCCGCGCTTCGTCGATCGCGAGGCCGAGATCAAGAAGGCGTTCGAGGGCGAGGTCAAGCGCGCCGTGCGCGCCGCCATCCTCGACGAGGGCATCCGTCCTGACGGCCGCCGCACCGACGAGATCCGGCACATCTGGTCGCAGGTCGGTCTGCTTCCCCGCACCCACGGCAGCGCCCTCTTCACCCGCGGCCAGACCCAGGCGCTGAGCGTCGTCACCCTCGGTTCCGGCCAGGATCAGCAGAAGCTGGACGGCCTCGGTCTCGAGGAGTTCAAGCGCTTCATGCACCACTACAACTTCCCGCCCTACTCGGTCGGGGAGGCGCGCCCGCTGCGCTCCGCGGGCCGGCGGGAGATCGGTCACGGCGCGCTCGCCGAGCGCGCGGTGCACAACGTGATGCCCTCCGACGAGGACTTCCCGTACGTGGTCCGCATCGTCAGCGAGATCCTGAGCAGCAACGGCTCCACCTCGATGGCCTCGGTGTGCGGCTCGACGATGGCGCTGATGGACGCCGGGGTGCCGCTGAAGGCGCCGGTGGCGGGCATCGCCATGGGGCTGATCACCGACGAGAACAGTGACAGGGCGGCCATCCTCAGCGACATCCAGGGGATGGAGGACGCCCTCGGCGACATGGACTTCAAGGTCGCCGGCACCGAGACGGGCATCACCGCCCTGCAGATGGACATGAAGATCAAGGGGCTCCGCTGGGAGCTGATGGAGCAGGCGCTGGAGCAGGCCCGGGTGGGCCGGCTGCACATCCTCGGCAAGATGACCGAGACCCTGCCCGCGCCGCGGGAGGAGATGTCGATGTGGGCGCCACGCATCGAGACCATCCAGATCAACCCCGACAAGATCCGCGACGTCATCGGCCCGGGTGGCAAGACCATCCGCCGGATCGTCGAGGAGACCGGCGTCCAGATCGACGTCGAGGACGACGGCCGGGTGTCGATCGCCTCGAACGACGGCGCCGCGATGCAGCAGGCGATCGCCATGATCCGCGACCTCACCGAGGACGTGGAGGTGGGCAAGATCTACAAGGGCAAGGTGGTCCGGATCATGAACTTCGGCGCCTTCGTCGAGATCCTGCCGAAGAAGGACGGGCTGGTCCACATCTCCCAGCTCGCCGACCACCGCGTCAACAAGGTCGAGGACGTGGTCAACATCGGTGACGAGATCATGGTCAAGGTCATCGAGATCGACGACAAGGGCCGCGTCAACCTCTCCCGCAAGCTGGCGATCAGCGAGCTGGCGGGCAAGCAGGCGCAGGCCGCCGGCGCCGGGACGGCAAGCCCGGCGTGA